The genomic stretch GACCCCGGCGCAGGATGCAAAAGGACCCCGGCGCAGGATGCAAAAGGACCCCGGCGCAGGATGCAAAAGGACCCCGGCGCAGGATGCAAAAGGACCCCGGCGCAGGATGCAAAAGGACCCCGGCGCAGGATGCAAAAGGACCCCGGCGCAGGATGCAAAAGGACCCCGGCGCAGGATGCAAAAGGACCCCGGCGCAGGATGCAAAAGGACCCCGGCGCAGGATGCAAAAGGACCCCGGCGCAGGATGCAAAAGGACCCCGGCGCAGGATGCAAAAGGACCCCGGCGCAGGATGCAAAAGGACCCCGGCGCAGGATGCAAAAGGACCCCGGCGCAGGATGCAAAAGGACCCCGGCGCAGGATGCAAAAGGACCCCGGCGCAATGGGCAGGTTATCAGAATGGCCCATCTATCTTCATGTATCTTAACCTATATCAGACACGTTGTTGTAACAAACTCACACAAATATTTATTTAAAGTCCACAACTTCTATTTGTCATCCCCCCAGTTTTATCGAGGAACAGACTCTTGAGAatgtccaaatttttttttgttaaagatCGATCTTTTTATTAAATACTGTCTTTACAGGTTTGTATATTCTTTCCTTAGAAACTACAAGTAACTATAGAAAACAGATGTAGAAACCATGATATGTCTTGTACAATTTTTAATATGCGGTATCATTCGCCCTCTAATTAGATTATGATTACACCGAGGAGGGTCTCCTGTCCTCTCTATTCCTTCCATTCCTTCTTTATATTGAGGTTCCACTCCCAGGCCAAGTGTTCGGTTTTGTCGTCATCTGTGAATAAGGATTTTACGTGGTAGTTCCCCCGGACAATCATTCCTTTGGGGGCTTCTTCTAGTGGCGTTAGGAATTCATAAGTCTCAGCGCGAGGTCCATAACTCCCCACCATGTGCGTTTCCTTATCAACTGTTgagaagaatataaaaaaatgaattaccTTTTTGTGGCCACCAGAGGGCGCTGTTGCTTTAATGGCTGATATACAATTAGAGTAGAGTATATTCCACTAAATTTCCCCAACTTAGCAGGTCCCCCTAAAACATTTTAGGAAGAAAATGGCCCCATCTGACATCCAAACTTCTTCTAATATTACATAGACGGAGTACAGATCAGTTAGTATGAGTGCCTCTCGCTCTGTCCCATTGATTTGGATGGGCaaggtgtaatgcttcattttcccctctgggggcgctgcagggaaattcaaTACTTACTACTAGATTTCCCCATAGCTGATAAAATGTAAAAACGTAGCCATACGCAGGTCACCTAGTGTCATGTTCTTTTatgtactacttttccatcatttaCTTACCTCTGATTCCTTTCCGGAAGGTGTGCTGTatatatttcaacccagaaactATGTCCTTGTTCACCTAGGAATAGAATCAAAAAAATGAGCTGAACTAGAACGAGTTGCTGCCAAGATCATTCCAGGATCAGAAAACGCTCTGGAATTTAATCCTCACGTAGACAAgtatttgcggaacggcacggacagcctttagtataactgcctattcttgtccgcaaatcgcaggttattattttttttgcggaatggagcaacggatgcggacagcacacggagtgctgtccgcattttttgcgacaccattgaagtgaatgggtccgcaaaactgcggctcggaggcggactaaaacaacggccgtgtgcatgggtgCCAGGAAGTGTTTTCATAGGGACATTTTAATTTCATCCTCCGTTTACACAGGGATAATGAGATCTGTAGAGTCTTTCTTTATGAAAACGGTTCGTCTTCTAACTGGGTTGTCAGGGATCACTTACCTTAAAGGTAATTTTAACCTTGTAGCACACACCCTCTTTCAATACAAAGGTCGATTCCTTAAGTGCGGCTACGTtgcctgcaaagaaaaaaaataaaacgaatGCAATAAGTGTGTATATAAAGTGAAAATCAAATAATCTGTGTTCCTCAACCTGctgttctccagctgttgcaaatctacaactcccatcgTGCTCGGACCAGCACAGTTTGAGGAACTCTGCATAGTGTGCTGCAGCAGGACTGCAGTAATGCAGTCGCACCACTAGAGGTCACTAGAGTACTGGAATAGAGATATTAATGGGTTTATTATACTACacattatttatatagcgccaatgtATTCCAGAGAGCCGTAAAAACAGCCctaggagctcacaatctaatacCAGACAAACTATTAAATATTCAGCCActgattttttttcacaatagGGTAGGAGGTGCTAAGCTTTTAGATTTGGAGAGGTTGAAGAACATCTGCGGATTTACCTTTAGTAAATGGCTGGCCTTTGAAATCAGCCGTTCACTAGGATAACCCACAGCTCCCCCCAAA from Bufo gargarizans isolate SCDJY-AF-19 chromosome 8, ASM1485885v1, whole genome shotgun sequence encodes the following:
- the LOC122945626 gene encoding rho GDP-dissociation inhibitor 2-like isoform X2 yields the protein MADKDGIKPVEDDIEDETDKNYKPPEKKSLQEIQELDKDDESLIKYKQALLGNLPAAVDHSAPNVQVTQMALICDEAPAPITMDLTGNVAALKESTFVLKEGVCYKVKITFKVNKDIVSGLKYIQHTFRKGIRVDKETHMVGSYGPRAETYEFLTPLEEAPKGMIVRGNYHVKSLFTDDDKTEHLAWEWNLNIKKEWKE